One genomic window of Melanotaenia boesemani isolate fMelBoe1 chromosome 20, fMelBoe1.pri, whole genome shotgun sequence includes the following:
- the ppp2r3a gene encoding serine/threonine-protein phosphatase 2A regulatory subunit B'' subunit alpha isoform X2 — MMIKETSLRRDPDLRGELAFLARGCDFVLPSRFKKRLKSFQQQQVQSKPEKKPGTPPPAPATATPAPTPHSPSPPLAPAIVTPPPPAINIPRFYYPRGLPALGPAANHDATIAAIEAAFTEFEEEKADIYEMGKIAKVCGCPLYWKAPMFYAAGGERTGFVSVHSFVATWRKLLHSCHDDASRFIYLLAKPGCNYLEQEDFIPLLQDTVDTHPGLTFLKDAPEFHSRYITTVIQRIYYIVNRSWTGRITMMEMRRSNFLQTLALLEEEDDINQITDYFSYEHFYVIYCKFWELDTDHDLYIDPKDLARYNDHASSNRIIDRLFSGAVTRGNAVQREGRMSYAEFVWFLISEEDKKNPTSIEYWFRCMDVDGDGVLSMFELEYFYEEQCERMERMGIEPLPFQDLLCQMLDLVKPENPGKITLGDLKRCRMAHIFFDTFLNLEKYLDHEQRDPFAVQKDIDSESPEPSDWDKYASEEYEILVAEETANEQLHEGSFDDDYESEELQVPGDIGNKMDKLVISDLSA, encoded by the exons ATGATGATCAAGGAGACGTCGCTGCGGCGGGACCCTGACCTGAGGGGGGAGCTGGCCTTTCTGGCCAGGGGGTGTGACTTTGTCCTCCCCTCACGCTTTAAGAAGAGACTCAAGTCCTTCCAGCAACAGCAG GTCCAGtccaaaccagagaagaaaccAGGGACACCTCCGCCAGCACCTGCTACAGCCACACCGGCTCCCACACCACACTCACCCAGCCCTCCTCTAGCTCCTGCGATAGTCACCCCTCCTCCTCCGGCCATTAACATTCCCAGGTTCTACTATCCCCGTGGGCTCCCTGCCCTGGGCCCGGCTGCCAACCACGACGCAACCATTGCTGCCATTGAAGCAGCCTTCACCGAGTTCGAGGAGGAGAAGGCTGACATTTATGAAATGGGCAAGATTGCGAAG GTTTGTGGGTGTCCACTTTACTGGAAGGCCCCCATGTTCTATGCAGCAGGTGGTGAGAGGACGGGTTTTGTGTCCGTTCACTCGTTTGTTGCAACATGGAGGAA GTTGTTGCACAGTTGCCATGATGATGCATCAAGGTTTATTTACTTGCTAGCTAAACCTGGCTGTAACTATTTGGAACAGGAAGACTTTATTCCTCTACTGCAG GACACTGTGGACACACATCCTGGGCTTACGTTTCTAAAGGATGCACCTGAATTCCATTCTCGCTACATAACAACG GTGATCCAGCGGATATACTACATAGTGAACCGCTCGTGGACGGGTCGCATCACCATGATGGAGATGCGCAGAAGCAACTTCCTCCAAACTCTGGCtctgctggaggaggaggacgacATCAACCAGATTACTGACTACTTCTCCTATGAACACTTCTATGTCATCTACTGCAAGTTTTGGGAGCTGGACACCGACCATGACCTGTACATTGATCCCAAAGACCTGGCGAGATACAATGATCATG CATCCTCAAACAGAATCATAGATAGATTGTTCTCAGGGGCCGTTACTCG GGGTAACGCTGTGCAGAGAGAAGGCAGGATGAGCTATGCTGAGTTTGTCTGGTTCCTCATTTCAGAGGAGGACAAGAAAAATCCTACCAG TATAGAATACTGGTTCCGCTGCATGGACGTGGATGGGGATGGTGTGTTATCCATGTTTGAGTTGGAATATTTTTATGAGGAACAGTGTGAGAGGATGGAACGGATGGGCATCGAACCTTTGCCTTTCCAGGATTTGCTCTGCCAGATGCTCGACCTGGTGAAACCTGAGAATCCAG GTAAGATAACCCTGGGGGATCTGAAGCGCTGCCGAATGGCTCACATATTCTTTGACACGTTCTTAAACCTGGAGAAATACCTGGACCATGAACAGAGAGATCCATTTGCTGTGCAAAAG GACATTGATAGTGAAAGTCCAGAGCCATCtgactgggataaatatgcttcagAAGAGTATGAGATACTGGTAGCAGAGGAGACGGCGAATGAACAACTACATGAAGG GTCATTTGATGATGACTATGAATCAGAGGAGCTTCAAGTCCCTGGAgatattgggaataaaatggaCAAACTGGTCATATCAGACTTGTCAGCATAA